The Campylobacter concisus genome has a window encoding:
- a CDS encoding molybdate ABC transporter permease subunit: protein MQELAWLFDPLFLSIKVVLCQGLLLAIFGLALAYFLAFSSSKFKVVAEMIVTFPLIFPPIATGFLLLYLLGKNGIIGKALNLDIVFSFKALVIAAFIASLPLFVKPVASALGSLSKSLSEAAYSLGKNKFQTAILVLFPSIAKSVAAAFILALSRGLGEVGITLILGGNIIGKTDTISLAIYNAVYDGRSDQALALSLVLVVLSFVLFFIINLLDKMRI, encoded by the coding sequence TTGCAAGAGCTCGCTTGGCTTTTTGATCCGCTATTTTTAAGTATAAAGGTCGTTTTGTGTCAAGGGCTTTTGCTTGCTATTTTTGGGCTGGCTCTTGCTTATTTTTTAGCCTTTAGTAGTTCTAAATTTAAAGTAGTTGCCGAGATGATAGTCACCTTTCCGCTCATCTTTCCACCCATTGCGACTGGATTTTTACTGCTTTATCTACTTGGCAAAAATGGCATCATCGGTAAGGCATTAAATTTAGATATCGTCTTTAGCTTTAAAGCCCTCGTTATAGCAGCCTTCATAGCCTCGCTGCCACTTTTTGTAAAGCCCGTAGCCTCAGCGCTAGGCTCACTTTCAAAAAGCCTTAGCGAGGCGGCATACAGCCTTGGTAAAAATAAATTTCAAACAGCTATTTTAGTGCTTTTTCCAAGCATCGCAAAAAGCGTAGCGGCAGCCTTTATCCTAGCGCTCTCACGAGGTCTTGGCGAGGTTGGCATAACGCTCATTTTAGGTGGCAATATCATAGGCAAAACAGACACCATCTCGCTTGCTATCTATAACGCTGTCTATGATGGCAGAAGTGATCAGGCACTCGCTTTAAGCCTTGTTTTAGTTGTGCTTAGTTTCGTCTTATTTTTTATTATAAATTTGCTAGATAAAATGAGAATTTAA
- a CDS encoding redoxin family protein produces the protein MIKVPTSIYLRTLDGKKFDFSAFARTHDCVVFIYPKIGEDFELLSEQLQKTAGMKGCTKQAINYKKLLKEFNDLGFMVVAIGSQDIAAQKKFEEETATGVMFLNDSEFMLERALELPVFAASNGHKFYFRQTLIIKGGNIRRAYIVDEPENDAKNMLEKIKNEDY, from the coding sequence ATGATAAAAGTGCCTACAAGCATCTATTTAAGGACTTTAGACGGTAAAAAATTTGACTTTTCAGCCTTTGCAAGGACCCACGACTGCGTAGTTTTTATCTATCCAAAGATAGGCGAGGACTTCGAGCTTTTAAGCGAACAGCTACAAAAAACTGCTGGCATGAAAGGCTGCACCAAACAAGCGATAAACTACAAAAAACTTCTTAAAGAATTTAACGATCTTGGCTTTATGGTAGTAGCTATTGGCTCCCAAGATATCGCAGCTCAGAAGAAATTTGAAGAAGAGACCGCAACTGGCGTGATGTTTTTAAATGATAGCGAGTTTATGCTAGAGCGCGCGCTTGAATTGCCTGTATTTGCAGCTTCAAATGGGCATAAATTTTACTTTCGTCAAACACTTATCATAAAAGGTGGCAATATAAGGCGCGCATATATAGTTGATGAACCTGAAAACGACGCTAAAAATATGTTGGAGAAGATAAAAAACGAAGACTACTAA
- a CDS encoding sulfate/molybdate ABC transporter ATP-binding protein, translated as MIEISCKKELNGGGGKFMLEAELAFESGEFVALYGASGGGKTTILRLIAGFEAPQSGVIKVGDKIFFDEKTNLAPQKRNIGFLFQDYALFENMNVFKNLLFANNDENLANKLLEICELKSLKNAKIGELSGGQKQRVALARAVMRKPEILLLDEPLSALDNAMREKLQDYLLALHDEFKMSVILVSHDIAEIYKLCSKVFVLENGKISRSGSASEIFLKSAGSQKFAFNAKVLEIKKCDAIFVASVLINRQICEVVLSSAEASGLRAGDTVVVSTKAFGVNLVKA; from the coding sequence ATGATAGAAATTTCTTGCAAAAAAGAGCTAAATGGCGGTGGCGGTAAATTTATGCTTGAGGCCGAGCTTGCCTTTGAAAGTGGCGAGTTTGTCGCACTTTATGGAGCAAGTGGTGGAGGTAAAACGACGATTTTAAGACTTATCGCTGGCTTTGAAGCCCCACAAAGTGGCGTGATAAAGGTTGGAGATAAGATCTTTTTTGACGAAAAGACAAATTTAGCCCCGCAAAAGCGAAATATCGGCTTTTTATTTCAAGACTATGCACTTTTTGAAAATATGAACGTCTTTAAAAATTTACTCTTTGCAAATAATGATGAAAATTTAGCAAACAAACTACTTGAAATTTGCGAGCTAAAGAGCCTAAAAAACGCCAAGATAGGCGAACTTTCAGGCGGTCAAAAGCAGCGCGTAGCACTTGCTCGTGCGGTGATGAGAAAGCCTGAAATTTTACTACTTGATGAGCCACTAAGTGCCCTAGATAACGCTATGCGCGAGAAGCTGCAAGACTATTTGCTAGCGCTTCACGATGAGTTTAAGATGAGTGTTATCTTAGTAAGTCACGACATAGCTGAAATTTACAAGCTTTGTAGCAAGGTTTTTGTCCTTGAAAATGGCAAAATTTCAAGGTCTGGCAGTGCGAGCGAGATATTTTTAAAAAGTGCTGGATCGCAGAAATTTGCATTTAACGCTAAGGTTTTGGAGATCAAAAAGTGTGACGCCATTTTTGTAGCAAGCGTGCTAATAAACCGCCAAATTTGCGAGGTCGTGCTAAGTAGCGCAGAAGCTAGTGGACTAAGAGCTGGCGACACGGTGGTGGTTAGCACAAAAGCCTTTGGCGTAAATTTGGTAAAAGCATGA
- a CDS encoding BON domain-containing protein, translating to MISKFSVFAFLVLFFSSCSSVLTPATAPLNVYDAYSISRDKRGIYSISRDKFIQSKLQSKILFSKGLSNIDIEIEVFYGDAYLIGLVDSKELGDKLVELAKSTDGVRKIYTYLRVKKSEYPCDSLSILANLKQNLFKDSVVEGTNVRVSIVGCDVVFSGVVDSIEQEKHAIWYAKHIDGVADVYSFIKVIK from the coding sequence ATGATTTCTAAATTTAGCGTTTTTGCATTTTTGGTCTTATTTTTTAGCTCTTGCTCCTCAGTCCTCACCCCAGCAACAGCGCCGCTAAATGTATATGACGCATACTCCATTTCTCGCGATAAACGCGGCATCTACTCGATCTCTCGTGATAAATTTATCCAAAGCAAGCTACAAAGCAAAATTTTGTTTTCAAAAGGACTTAGCAACATCGACATCGAGATAGAGGTCTTTTACGGCGATGCCTATCTCATAGGGCTTGTTGATAGCAAAGAGTTAGGAGATAAGCTAGTTGAGCTTGCCAAAAGCACGGACGGAGTGCGAAAAATTTACACCTATCTTAGGGTTAAAAAGAGCGAGTATCCGTGCGATAGCCTAAGCATACTTGCAAATTTAAAGCAAAATCTCTTTAAAGATAGCGTCGTTGAGGGCACAAATGTGCGAGTTAGCATCGTTGGCTGTGACGTTGTTTTTAGCGGTGTGGTAGATAGCATCGAACAAGAAAAGCACGCCATTTGGTACGCTAAGCACATTGACGGCGTGGCTGATGTCTATTCGTTTATCAAAGTTATCAAATAA
- the modB gene encoding molybdate ABC transporter permease subunit produces MSELANIDYEPFWLSLKLSFITTFILFFFCVGLAYFMSQKKFFGKAFLESIISLPLVLPPSVLGFYLLIFLSPYSAFGKFIEELFGVRLVFNFTGLVVASCIYSLPFMFGPIYAGLNSLKKSLFEASYSLGKSKLTTIFRVILPSIRSNLLTAIVVSFAHTMGEFGVVLMIGGSVAGESKVASIAIFEAVEMLDYTKAHIYALLMLIISFFVLFVVYLLNSKKA; encoded by the coding sequence ATGAGTGAGCTAGCAAATATTGATTACGAGCCATTTTGGCTCTCGCTAAAGCTCTCTTTTATCACGACCTTTATCCTATTTTTCTTCTGCGTAGGGCTTGCTTACTTTATGTCGCAAAAGAAATTCTTTGGCAAGGCGTTTTTAGAGTCCATCATCTCGCTGCCTTTGGTGCTGCCGCCAAGCGTTCTTGGCTTTTATCTGCTCATTTTTCTCTCGCCTTACTCGGCCTTTGGTAAATTTATCGAAGAGCTCTTTGGCGTGAGGCTAGTTTTTAACTTCACTGGCCTTGTTGTGGCAAGCTGCATCTACTCGCTGCCATTTATGTTTGGGCCCATTTATGCTGGGCTAAATAGTCTAAAAAAGAGCCTTTTTGAGGCGAGCTACAGCCTTGGCAAAAGCAAGCTCACGACCATTTTTAGAGTGATCTTGCCAAGTATCAGATCAAATTTACTAACCGCGATCGTTGTTAGCTTCGCTCATACGATGGGCGAGTTTGGCGTGGTTTTGATGATAGGTGGTAGCGTGGCTGGCGAGAGCAAGGTCGCTAGTATCGCGATATTTGAAGCAGTTGAGATGCTTGACTATACCAAAGCTCACATTTACGCTCTTTTGATGCTAATAATTAGCTTTTTCGTTCTTTTTGTCGTCTATCTCTTAAATTCAAAAAAAGCTTAA
- a CDS encoding class I SAM-dependent methyltransferase, with translation MDKNSKIEKSYDELTYKSAAFAQSSPYKLEACATLLGINPPPCKNAKVLEIGCSFGGNLIPFAVNNENARVVGIDLSGEQIRRGKEIVKEIGLQNLELIHGDICEFKSDEKFDYIIAHGVFSWVPDFVKDAILKVVRENLSQNGVAFISYNTYPGWKIKDVVRDLMLLAAKDKDSTEERLKAAKEALLVYKEVLLTKLGENYEDKIPAKLLLHWIDNVLEKDDFYIAHEFLEEINDPFYFKDFNAMLAKNDLAYLCEYGLEDLFVPDLGIEHVDNYKDKKFKDRIDLEQFLDIVSNKVFRQSLIVHAKAYESVANKQIGPSDVNKIHVVADFVKKDDGWHDKFSLMPQDISWLCEVFYRMYPASINLSQILEILPEDKLMVYSAFVRLLTNSASAMIVKDELKDIEYAPNHSRLKANLTGYIKYFLNHKDNADITFANKFGLTERLDRLDYYIFLLLDGKNTLEEIAAKSLKFVKENSIKISDKNGKELKNEKLVTHLKGYIVGTAKIASMLYLLEEI, from the coding sequence ATGGACAAAAATAGCAAGATCGAAAAGTCTTATGACGAGCTAACATATAAATCAGCGGCATTTGCGCAGTCATCGCCCTATAAACTAGAGGCTTGCGCCACACTTCTTGGTATCAATCCACCGCCTTGCAAAAATGCAAAAGTTTTGGAGATAGGTTGCAGTTTTGGTGGAAATTTGATCCCATTTGCCGTAAATAACGAGAATGCAAGAGTAGTTGGCATCGATCTTAGCGGCGAGCAAATAAGGCGTGGTAAAGAGATCGTTAAAGAAATAGGACTACAAAATTTAGAGCTAATTCACGGCGATATCTGCGAGTTTAAAAGTGATGAGAAATTTGACTATATCATCGCTCACGGCGTCTTTAGCTGGGTGCCTGACTTTGTGAAAGATGCTATTTTAAAGGTCGTAAGAGAAAATTTAAGTCAAAACGGCGTGGCGTTTATCTCTTATAACACATACCCAGGCTGGAAGATAAAAGATGTCGTGCGTGATCTCATGCTACTTGCCGCAAAAGATAAAGATAGCACAGAAGAGAGGCTAAAAGCTGCTAAAGAGGCGCTTTTAGTATATAAAGAGGTCTTGCTAACAAAGCTTGGAGAAAATTATGAAGATAAAATCCCTGCAAAGTTGCTGCTTCACTGGATAGATAACGTGCTTGAAAAGGATGATTTTTATATAGCTCATGAGTTTTTAGAAGAGATAAACGATCCATTTTACTTTAAAGACTTTAACGCCATGCTAGCTAAAAACGATCTTGCCTATCTTTGCGAATATGGACTTGAAGACCTTTTTGTACCAGATCTTGGTATAGAGCATGTAGATAACTATAAAGATAAGAAATTTAAAGATAGGATCGATCTAGAGCAGTTTTTAGATATAGTTAGCAACAAGGTCTTTAGGCAAAGTCTCATCGTGCATGCTAAAGCTTATGAGAGCGTGGCTAATAAACAAATAGGACCAAGCGATGTAAATAAAATTCACGTCGTGGCCGACTTTGTAAAAAAAGATGATGGCTGGCATGATAAATTTTCTCTTATGCCTCAAGATATATCTTGGCTTTGTGAGGTCTTTTATAGGATGTATCCAGCTAGCATAAATCTCTCTCAAATTTTAGAGATTTTGCCAGAAGATAAACTCATGGTTTATAGCGCTTTTGTAAGGCTTTTAACTAACTCAGCAAGCGCAATGATCGTAAAAGATGAGCTAAAAGATATAGAGTACGCTCCAAATCACTCAAGGCTAAAGGCAAATTTAACTGGCTATATAAAGTACTTTTTAAACCATAAAGATAACGCAGACATTACCTTTGCAAACAAATTTGGTCTCACAGAACGTCTTGACAGGCTTGATTACTATATATTTTTACTACTTGATGGCAAAAATACTTTAGAAGAAATAGCTGCTAAGAGTTTAAAATTTGTAAAAGAAAACAGCATAAAAATATCTGATAAAAATGGCAAAGAGCTTAAAAACGAAAAACTAGTCACTCACTTAAAGGGCTACATCGTAGGCACAGCAAAGATAGC
- a CDS encoding efflux RND transporter permease subunit, with the protein MRQIFKFIIAKNKLVISLVLVLSVVFGYLSTKLSIDASAETLLLEHDPDLKAYRQIAKRYDSPGLLVVAFTPKDDLFSPKNLELIKNLSGELAKNDMVSSVISILNVPLLNSVKGGVTGILDHTPTLSDKDINISKAKLEFAKSPIYSGNLISKDLKTTAIALNLKQDEKFNELVNERNLLSQKESNGTITQAEKEKFKALLAEFKAYRDELRKSDHKNLEAIKTAIAKFNANDELFLGGANMIADDMIGFIKSDLLVYGLSVLALLSFSLWLFFRQIRWIVLPMFICAVSAIFTTGIFGMFGWEVTVISSNYIALQLIITISTVIHLVVSYREFYARHPKYSQNQLIYLTLRDKFSPSFWAIFTTVIGFSSLMSADIKPVIMLGIMMSAGISVSLVLAFLLFGSVNVNLKKLAPVRTFENSFKFTKYCANLALNSRKIIYAVCVLVVCFGVYGISKIKVENSFIGYFKESTQIRQGMQIIDTKLGGTIPVDVIVKFKESEPKQEKSDEKDDFESEFENDAKSAKYWFNSYHTRIAEKVHDYLKEQNFVGNVSSLATLIKAIKELNNGVSDDFLLAAMYEKLPLEYKKILLSPYVSVENDELRFSLRIVDSDPKLRRNLFLKELREGLLELTKNDNVSIEVVGMMVLYNNMLQNLLSSQVDTFGLTVAILFVIFCFVFRSIKLATIAIVSNLIPLCTLFGVMGFFGIPLDVMSITIAAISIGIGVDDIIHYIHRFKEELLTKDVFESIKAAHASIGYAMYYTSFTIFLGFSVMITSNFIPTIYFGLLTDLVMVFMLLGALIILPSLIASFVKKREV; encoded by the coding sequence ATGCGACAAATTTTTAAATTTATCATTGCCAAAAACAAGCTTGTTATCTCGCTTGTGCTAGTTCTAAGCGTAGTTTTTGGTTACCTTAGCACAAAGCTTAGCATCGACGCTTCAGCTGAGACTTTGCTGCTTGAACATGACCCAGATCTAAAAGCCTATAGGCAGATCGCAAAGCGCTACGACTCGCCTGGGCTTTTGGTGGTTGCTTTCACCCCAAAAGATGATCTTTTTTCACCTAAAAATTTAGAGCTTATTAAAAATTTGAGTGGCGAGCTAGCCAAAAACGATATGGTTAGCAGCGTCATCTCTATCTTAAACGTGCCACTTCTAAATAGCGTAAAAGGTGGCGTTACAGGCATCTTGGATCACACGCCAACGCTAAGTGATAAAGATATAAATATCTCAAAAGCAAAGCTTGAGTTTGCAAAAAGTCCTATTTATAGCGGAAATTTGATAAGCAAAGATCTAAAAACCACGGCGATCGCGCTAAATTTAAAGCAAGATGAGAAATTTAATGAGCTTGTAAATGAGCGAAATTTACTTAGCCAAAAAGAGTCAAACGGCACTATCACGCAGGCAGAAAAAGAGAAATTTAAAGCGCTTTTAGCGGAGTTTAAAGCCTACCGTGATGAGCTTAGAAAGAGCGATCACAAAAACCTTGAAGCCATAAAGACAGCCATCGCTAAATTTAACGCAAACGATGAGCTCTTTTTGGGCGGCGCAAACATGATCGCTGATGATATGATAGGCTTTATAAAGAGCGATCTTTTGGTTTATGGGCTAAGCGTTTTAGCGCTTCTTAGCTTTAGTTTGTGGCTATTTTTCAGGCAGATTAGATGGATCGTCTTGCCGATGTTTATCTGCGCGGTAAGTGCCATTTTTACGACTGGAATTTTTGGTATGTTTGGCTGGGAAGTGACGGTCATTAGCTCAAACTACATCGCACTTCAGCTAATTATCACCATCTCAACTGTCATCCACCTAGTCGTTAGCTACAGAGAATTTTACGCAAGACATCCAAAATACAGTCAAAATCAGCTCATCTATCTGACACTTCGTGACAAATTTTCTCCATCTTTTTGGGCGATATTTACAACAGTCATTGGCTTTAGCTCATTAATGAGTGCAGATATAAAGCCAGTTATCATGCTTGGCATTATGATGAGTGCTGGCATTAGCGTTTCACTTGTACTTGCATTTTTGCTATTTGGCTCGGTAAATGTAAATTTAAAGAAGCTTGCCCCTGTTAGGACATTTGAAAATAGCTTTAAATTTACAAAATACTGCGCAAATTTGGCGCTAAACTCAAGAAAGATCATCTACGCAGTTTGCGTGCTTGTTGTCTGCTTTGGCGTTTATGGCATCAGTAAGATAAAGGTTGAAAACAGCTTCATTGGCTACTTTAAAGAGAGTACGCAGATCCGCCAAGGCATGCAGATCATCGACACAAAGCTTGGTGGCACGATCCCAGTTGATGTGATAGTGAAATTTAAAGAGAGCGAGCCAAAACAAGAAAAAAGTGATGAAAAAGATGACTTTGAAAGTGAGTTTGAAAACGACGCAAAGAGCGCAAAATACTGGTTTAACAGCTACCACACAAGGATCGCAGAAAAGGTTCACGACTATCTAAAAGAGCAAAATTTTGTAGGCAACGTAAGCTCTCTTGCAACGCTTATAAAGGCGATAAAAGAGCTAAATAACGGCGTTAGTGATGATTTTTTGCTAGCTGCGATGTATGAAAAACTACCACTTGAGTATAAAAAGATCTTGTTAAGCCCTTATGTAAGCGTCGAAAACGACGAGCTTAGATTTAGCCTAAGGATCGTTGATAGCGATCCAAAGCTTAGACGAAATTTATTTCTCAAAGAGCTTAGAGAGGGGCTTTTAGAGCTTACTAAAAACGATAACGTAAGCATCGAAGTTGTCGGTATGATGGTGCTTTATAACAACATGCTTCAAAATTTACTTAGCTCGCAGGTTGATACATTTGGACTAACGGTTGCGATACTTTTTGTCATATTTTGCTTTGTTTTTAGAAGTATCAAGCTAGCAACCATCGCCATTGTTTCAAATTTGATCCCGCTTTGCACGCTCTTTGGCGTGATGGGATTTTTTGGCATACCGCTTGATGTGATGAGCATTACGATTGCTGCCATTAGTATAGGCATCGGCGTTGATGATATCATCCACTACATCCACCGCTTTAAAGAGGAGCTGCTTACAAAAGATGTTTTTGAGAGCATCAAGGCTGCACACGCTAGCATAGGATACGCGATGTATTACACCTCATTTACCATTTTTCTTGGTTTTAGCGTGATGATAACTAGCAACTTTATACCGACTATTTATTTTGGCTTGCTAACTGATCTTGTTATGGTATTTATGCTGCTTGGTGCACTCATCATCTTGCCAAGTTTGATAGCAAGTTTTGTGAAAAAGCGCGAGGTATAA
- the modA gene encoding molybdate ABC transporter substrate-binding protein, translating into MKKVFKFLCVAALLAINAFGADVNVYAAANTTYAFPELIKEFNKLHPDAKINLTLGASGGLVTQIQNSAPADIFMAADMGFAQKAYDTGFAVAAPKVYAQGAVAIFSIRDVDFKKGIEVVRGLKAISVANPETAPYGKASIEALKNAKLYNEVDKNIVYAQKISETLSQALSASDVGFIAASALFSEKMAKYKEGTNYIFVPQELYTPIDQGIVLLKHADGNADAKAFYEFILGDKAKEIFKKFGYNVPAK; encoded by the coding sequence ATGAAAAAGGTTTTTAAATTTCTATGTGTGGCAGCACTGCTTGCCATAAACGCTTTTGGCGCTGACGTAAATGTCTATGCCGCAGCAAACACGACTTATGCGTTTCCTGAGCTTATAAAAGAGTTTAACAAGCTTCATCCAGACGCTAAGATCAACCTAACTCTTGGCGCAAGCGGTGGCCTTGTTACCCAGATCCAAAATTCAGCTCCAGCTGATATCTTCATGGCTGCTGATATGGGCTTTGCGCAAAAAGCTTACGACACAGGCTTTGCAGTGGCTGCACCAAAAGTTTATGCACAAGGCGCTGTAGCGATCTTTTCTATAAGAGATGTGGATTTTAAAAAGGGCATCGAAGTGGTTCGTGGCTTAAAAGCGATCTCGGTAGCAAATCCAGAGACTGCACCTTACGGCAAAGCTAGTATCGAGGCTCTTAAAAATGCAAAACTTTATAACGAAGTAGATAAAAACATCGTCTATGCTCAAAAAATTTCTGAGACACTTTCTCAGGCACTAAGCGCTTCAGATGTTGGCTTTATCGCTGCTAGCGCGCTTTTTAGCGAGAAAATGGCAAAATACAAAGAGGGTACTAACTATATCTTCGTGCCTCAAGAGCTCTACACTCCGATCGATCAAGGCATCGTACTCTTAAAACATGCTGATGGTAACGCTGATGCAAAGGCATTTTATGAGTTTATCTTGGGCGATAAAGCAAAAGAAATTTTCAAGAAATTTGGCTACAACGTCCCAGCTAAATGA
- a CDS encoding TOBE domain-containing protein, with protein MKADINLELFLGEDTQVLAKHIALLKAIKETKSITKAAEVVGISYKNAWDCLDTINNKSSKPLIIRADGNKKNSGSELSPYAKKLIKIYDAILETQKDFLQKICQKVDFEDVDIINLQRMSMNLSARNQLSCEIVSINRGAVNSEITAKLSNGNTLEATITVESEKNLGLKVGQKVVFIFKAPSVILAKDLDIKISTKNQLKGEVIEAKIGAVNAEVTLKLSDEQTLTAIITKDSAMDMQIGVGDTLLAIVKSSQIIIGV; from the coding sequence TTGAAAGCAGATATAAATTTAGAGCTATTTCTAGGCGAAGATACGCAGGTTTTAGCAAAGCATATAGCCCTACTTAAGGCGATAAAAGAGACAAAAAGTATCACAAAAGCAGCTGAGGTTGTCGGCATATCATACAAAAACGCTTGGGACTGCTTAGATACGATAAATAACAAAAGCAGCAAGCCACTCATAATAAGAGCCGACGGCAATAAGAAAAATAGCGGTTCAGAGCTTAGCCCATACGCCAAAAAACTGATAAAAATTTACGACGCTATCCTCGAGACACAAAAGGATTTTTTGCAAAAAATTTGCCAAAAGGTTGATTTTGAAGATGTTGATATCATAAATTTACAAAGAATGAGTATGAATTTAAGCGCTAGAAACCAGCTCTCATGCGAGATCGTTAGTATAAATAGAGGCGCTGTAAATTCTGAGATCACTGCAAAGCTAAGCAATGGCAACACGCTTGAAGCGACCATAACAGTTGAGAGCGAGAAAAATTTAGGCCTAAAAGTGGGTCAAAAGGTAGTTTTCATCTTTAAAGCGCCATCTGTCATCCTTGCAAAGGATCTTGATATAAAAATAAGCACTAAAAATCAGCTAAAAGGTGAGGTCATCGAGGCAAAGATAGGCGCTGTAAATGCCGAGGTCACGCTAAAACTAAGCGACGAGCAAACTTTAACTGCCATCATCACAAAAGATAGCGCGATGGATATGCAAATAGGCGTTGGTGACACGCTTTTAGCAATAGTAAAATCATCTCAAATCATAATAGGAGTATAA
- a CDS encoding TOBE domain-containing protein, which produces MIRAKIIQISSKDGVSFFGLECLNLGTNLYMLALNEASKFALNDEVSLNFKSSDVVLSKLRLEASSLENELKCEVAGINRGEILSIVGLKCEQFCFEAIISDHALKGLNLAVGGQVFAYVKSTSIHVSA; this is translated from the coding sequence ATGATAAGAGCAAAGATCATTCAAATTTCATCTAAAGATGGCGTCAGCTTTTTTGGGCTTGAGTGCTTAAATTTAGGGACAAATTTATATATGCTAGCCTTAAATGAGGCTAGCAAATTTGCTCTAAATGATGAGGTGAGCTTAAATTTCAAAAGCTCAGACGTCGTCCTATCAAAGCTTAGACTTGAGGCTAGTTCGCTTGAAAATGAGCTAAAATGCGAGGTCGCTGGCATAAATCGCGGTGAAATTTTAAGCATAGTTGGCCTAAAGTGTGAGCAGTTTTGCTTTGAGGCTATCATCTCAGATCACGCTCTAAAAGGGCTAAATTTAGCGGTAGGCGGGCAGGTATTTGCCTACGTTAAATCAACAAGTATCCACGTAAGCGCTTAA
- a CDS encoding MlaA family lipoprotein, with translation MKFLLAIFCSLLLACASADLNANSEKDDFDVEFEAKKDVFDPLSGYNRVMTNVNDFIYINMLTPVAKGYAYVVPATARTMVANFFDNLLFPVRFVNNLLQFKFQNAGEETLRFLANTIIGFGGLTDGAKYYDLKPHNEDFGQTLGYWGLGSGFHIVWPLLGPSNLRDTGGLVGDYFADPISYVDPRLLSLGIKSYRAFNGFSQDPTAYEKLRKDAIDLYPFLRDAYEQRRDKLIKE, from the coding sequence ATGAAATTTTTGCTTGCTATCTTTTGTAGCCTGCTTTTAGCCTGTGCCAGCGCTGATCTGAACGCAAACAGTGAAAAAGATGATTTTGACGTTGAGTTTGAAGCAAAAAAAGATGTTTTTGACCCGCTTAGTGGCTATAACAGAGTGATGACAAACGTAAATGACTTTATCTACATAAATATGCTAACTCCAGTGGCAAAAGGCTACGCTTATGTCGTGCCAGCTACGGCTAGAACGATGGTTGCAAATTTCTTTGACAACCTTCTTTTTCCAGTGCGTTTTGTAAATAACTTGCTTCAGTTTAAATTTCAAAATGCTGGCGAAGAGACTTTGCGATTTTTGGCAAATACGATAATTGGCTTTGGAGGGCTAACGGACGGGGCAAAATACTATGATCTAAAGCCTCACAACGAAGACTTTGGACAAACCCTCGGTTACTGGGGGCTAGGAAGCGGCTTTCACATCGTTTGGCCTTTGCTTGGACCATCAAATTTAAGAGATACTGGAGGCCTAGTTGGAGACTATTTTGCCGATCCTATCAGCTACGTTGATCCTAGGCTTTTATCGCTTGGTATCAAATCTTATAGAGCATTTAACGGCTTTTCACAAGATCCAACTGCTTATGAAAAACTACGCAAAGACGCGATCGATCTATATCCATTTTTACGCGATGCTTACGAGCAAAGACGCGATAAACTTATCAAGGAGTAA
- a CDS encoding ABC transporter substrate-binding protein, with the protein MKIFKAFAAILLLATSLFALSKEQIKPEIEAKTTKVIEILKNTNLDNNAKTKEIFALLDPLFDYKQMAKISLGKRYNSLSADEQAKFDAAFEQKLKSSYIDKLLGYKDQQIHITGESEPQKNRYWLTSELLNDGKNYEFVYKFYDAKERGWLIYDLDIVGVSIIQTYRSQFGDVLNNADFNTLLQKLNEAVLPDQNKTNP; encoded by the coding sequence ATGAAAATTTTTAAAGCTTTTGCGGCAATTTTACTTTTAGCAACTAGCCTTTTTGCCCTCTCAAAAGAGCAGATAAAGCCTGAGATAGAGGCAAAGACAACAAAGGTGATTGAAATTTTAAAAAATACAAATTTAGATAACAATGCAAAGACAAAAGAGATTTTTGCTCTGCTTGATCCACTATTTGACTACAAACAAATGGCAAAGATCAGCCTTGGCAAACGCTACAACAGTCTAAGTGCTGACGAGCAAGCTAAATTTGACGCAGCATTTGAGCAAAAGCTAAAAAGCTCATATATCGACAAGCTCTTAGGCTACAAAGACCAACAGATCCACATCACTGGAGAGAGTGAGCCTCAAAAAAATAGATACTGGCTCACATCAGAGCTTCTAAATGACGGCAAAAACTATGAATTTGTCTATAAATTTTACGATGCAAAAGAGCGTGGCTGGCTCATTTACGACCTTGATATCGTTGGTGTGAGCATCATTCAAACTTATAGAAGTCAGTTTGGCGACGTGCTAAATAATGCTGATTTTAATACGCTTTTACAAAAACTAAACGAAGCGGTTTTGCCTGATCAAAACAAAACTAATCCTTAA